A window of Amycolatopsis australiensis contains these coding sequences:
- a CDS encoding nitronate monooxygenase — MFDELTFPVIAAPMAGGPTTPELVAAVSEAGGFGFLGAGMLTPAALAAQIDRAAELTGRPFGVNLFVPQPDTGADISAHRARLEAFAREYDVELGEPKWDDDAYPAKLDVVLEKRIPVVSFTFGPPSPSDVVRLHDAGAAIIVTVTTPEAAQRAADLGADALVVQGFEAGGHRSLFTDDPHRPGGGPEYGVLALLRLVAARVDLPLIAAGGLVHGADVAAVLAAGAVAAQLGTVFLRADEAGTSEAHRKALALAERETAFTRAFSGRPARGLVNKFMDALSEGAPAAYPQLNHLAGPVRKASAKAGDPEAISLWAGQTYPLGYDASAAVILERLKVEARDGAARLDRIR; from the coding sequence ATGTTCGACGAGCTGACGTTCCCGGTGATCGCCGCGCCGATGGCCGGCGGACCGACCACCCCCGAGCTGGTCGCCGCGGTGTCCGAGGCCGGCGGCTTCGGCTTCCTCGGCGCCGGCATGCTCACCCCCGCCGCGCTCGCCGCGCAGATCGACCGCGCCGCGGAGCTGACCGGCCGGCCGTTCGGGGTCAACCTCTTCGTTCCGCAGCCGGACACCGGCGCGGACATCTCCGCGCACCGCGCGCGGCTCGAGGCCTTCGCCCGCGAGTACGACGTCGAGCTCGGCGAACCGAAGTGGGACGACGACGCGTACCCGGCGAAGCTGGACGTCGTGCTCGAGAAGCGGATCCCGGTCGTGTCGTTCACCTTCGGGCCGCCGTCGCCGTCGGACGTGGTCAGGCTCCACGACGCCGGCGCCGCGATCATCGTCACGGTGACCACGCCGGAGGCCGCGCAGCGGGCCGCGGACCTGGGCGCCGACGCGCTCGTCGTGCAGGGCTTCGAAGCCGGCGGCCACCGGAGCCTGTTCACCGACGACCCGCACCGGCCAGGGGGCGGCCCCGAATACGGCGTCCTCGCGCTCCTGCGGCTCGTCGCCGCCCGCGTCGACCTGCCGCTGATCGCCGCCGGGGGCCTGGTGCACGGCGCCGACGTCGCCGCGGTGCTCGCCGCCGGGGCCGTCGCCGCCCAGCTCGGCACGGTATTCCTGCGCGCTGACGAAGCCGGCACGTCCGAGGCCCACCGCAAGGCGCTGGCACTGGCCGAGCGCGAGACGGCGTTCACCCGCGCCTTCAGCGGACGCCCGGCGCGTGGCCTGGTCAACAAGTTCATGGACGCGCTCTCCGAGGGCGCGCCGGCGGCGTATCCGCAGCTCAACCACCTCGCGGGCCCGGTGCGCAAGGCGTCGGCGAAGGCCGGCGACCCGGAGGCGATCTCGCTGTGGGCGGGCCAGACCTACCCGCTCGGCTACGACGCGTCGGCCGCCGTGATCCTCGAGCGGCTCAAGGTCGAGGCGCGCGACGGCGCCGCACGCCTCGACCGGATCCGCTAG